The Kordia sp. SMS9 DNA window AACTGTTAAAAATTCGCTCAAAAATAAACTTTTTTATGAGCAAACGTCCAAAATTATGAATTTTTAACGTCAAACACTTGAGATTTAAGAATCGCAAGGATTTCCCTTAAAATCGAGTAAAATCCTCACAAATTAATGTTAAAATTCAATATGCTTTATGTGTAGCTGTGGTAATATCCTATATATTTAGGTGAATTATATAATCAAAACGTTAATTATGAAAAAAATTATTTACTTGTTAGGGACTGTGTTCCTATTGAGTATAAGTGGTTTGCAAAGTGTGGCAGCACAATCGCAGCAAAGTGCTTCAAACACCTTGGAAATAAACGAAATAGTCAACACCATTCCGACCAATCCGAATGTGAAGATGGGGAAGTTGTCTAACGGGCTTACCTATTATATTCAAAATAATGGAAAACCTGAAAATAAAGTCGAACTGCGTTTGGTTGTGAATGCAGGTTCTATTTTAGAAGATGAAGACCAATTAGGATTGGCGCATTTCATGGAACACATGAATTTCAATGGAACTAAAAATTTTAAGAAAAATGAATTAGTAGATTACCTGCAAAGTATCGGAGTCAAATTTGGCGCGCACTTAAACGCATACACCAGTTTTGATGAAACCGTGTATATTTTACCAATTCCAAGTGACGATCCAGAAAAGCTAGAAAAAGGCTTTCAAATTATAGAAGATTGGGCGCATAATGCGTTGCTAACGGATGAAGAAATTGACAATGAAAGAGGCGTAGTTTTAGAAGAATACCGCTTAGGAAAAGGCGCGGACGAACGTATGTTGCAAAAGTATTTACCAAAAATCATGTACGGATCTAAATATGCAAAACGTTTGCCAATTGGTAAAAAGGAAGTGTTAGAAACGTTCAAATATGAGAGTTTACGTCGTTTTTATAAAGATTGGTATCGACCAGATTTAATGGCAGTAATCGCTGTAGGTGATGTAGATGTAAAGGTATTGGAAGAAAAAATAAAATCGCACTTTGGTAAAATTCCTGCGGCGGTGAATCCAAAACCACGCATGACGCATGATGTAAAAAATCATGAGGAAACGCTAATCGCTATTGAAACGGACAAAGAAGCTTCTTTTGCAAGAGTGCAAGTGTTATTTAAAGACTTAGGCGTTCCAGAAAAAATTAAAACGGAAGCTGATTATAGAAAACAAATCATTGAAAATTTATTTTCGCAAATGATCAACAATCGTTTGAGTGAATTGACAGAATCTGAAAATCCACCATTTGTATTTGGTTCAAGTTATCACGGAGGAACGTGGGCGCGCACTAAAGAAGCGTATCAATCTACCGCAATGTCTGCACCCGATGGACAATTGACTGCGTTAGAAGCTTTATTAGAAGAAAACGAACGCGTTCGTAAATACGGTTTTGGTCAAGGTGAATTTGAAAGAGCTAAAAAAACTGTTTTAGCAAGATTGGAAAGAGCCTATAAAGACAGAAATAAAATGGAATCTTCGCGTATTGTAGGAGGATATGTGAGGAATTTTTTAGAAGGATCGCCAATTCCGGGTATGGAATGGACTTATAAATTTTTCAATGAGCAATTGCCAATGATTAAATTGGAAGAAATTAACACGCTGATCAATCAATTCATACGAGATACCAATACTGTAATTGTATTAACTGGTCCTGAAAAAGAAGACGCGCCAAAAATTACAGAAGCGCAAGTGTTGGAAGTGTTGAAAAAGGTGAAAACCAAAGATGTACAACCGTATGAAGACAAAGCGGTTGGAAATAGTTTAATTTCTAATTTACCAGATCCAGGAAAAGTAATTAATAAAAGTACAAATCCATCGATTGGCGTTACGACAATGAACTTGAGTAATGGCGCAAGAGTAATCTATAAAAAGACCGATTTTAAAAACGACGAAATTTTGTTTTCTGCCTACAGTTTAGGAGGAACTTCTTTATACAATGATGAAGATTACAAGACGATTGGTTTTGCAAATGGCGGATTGGCAGAAGCTGGCGTAAATGGTTTTTCGAAAGTAGATCTGCGAAAAATGATGTCTGGAAAAATAGCGCGTGTTTCACCTTATATAGGTTCTTACCGAGAAGGATTTAACGGAAGTGCTACACCAAAAGATTTAGAAGAATTGTTCCAAATGACACATTTATACTTCACAAAATTGAACAAAGATCAAAAAGCATATAATTCTTTCATTAAAAAGCAAAAAGGGTTCTTAACAAATATGATGAAAAGTCCGCAATTCTATTTTCAGTTTGAAATGGGGAAATTCATGAATGATAAAAATCCAAGATATCAAGGATTTCCAACGCCTGAAATGATGGACGCGAGCGATTACGATTTGGCGTATGAAAAATACCAAGAACGTTTTGCAGATGCGGGCGACTTTAATTTTTATTTTGTGGGGAATGTTGACGAGCAAAAATTACAAGAATATGCAGAAAAGTATTTGGCGAGTTTGCCAGGGAAAAACTCCAACGAACAACCAAAATATTCTTCGTTTAGACCTTTAACAGGAAGTCACACAAAAATTATTGAAAAAGGAACAGATCCGAAAAGTTCGGTGCAAATCATCTTTAATGGAGAAGCCCAATACAATAGCAAAGATGCGAGAGCCATGCAGTTTTTAGGTGAAATTTTAAGCATAAAACTCATTGAAAAACTGCGTGAAGAAGAAGGTGGTGTCTACGGCGCAAGCGCTCGAGGTAGCATACGTTCTCATCCGTATGGTTGGTACAACATGCGAATTTCATTCCCGTGTGGTCCAGAAAATGTAGACAAATTGAAAACGGCTGCTTTGGGAGAATTGCAAGCGATCATTGACAATGGTCCCACAGAAAAAGATTTAAACAAAGTAAAAGAAGCAGCGTTGTTGGAAAACAAAGAAGATGTTAAAAAGAATAGATTCTGGCTACGTTATTTAAATTCGACAGATTACACAAAAAGAAATCCAAACAGAATCTTGAAATTTGAAGAATCTGTCAATGGAATTACGGTAAAAGATGTGCAAGATATTGCCAAGAAATATTTGGCAGGAGATTATATTGTAGGAATACATAATCCTGAAAAATAAACAAATACCATTACAAAGAAACCGCTTAGATTTTTCTAGGCGGTTTTTTTATGCCTGAATTTAATTGAAGTTTAACGAAACATTATCACCTTTGTTAATAATTTTCATTTCATTAACTCAATAATAATTGTATTTTTATCGCTTAAAATCCTCAAACTAACCATGGGCAAAATAATTGCGATTGCAAATCAAAAAGGAGGCGTTGGAAAAACCACGACTTCCGTTAATTTAGCCGCATCTTTAGGTGTACTTGAAAAGAAAGTATTGCTGATAGATGCTGATCCACAGGCAAACGCAACTTCAGGGTTGGGTATTGATGTGGAAAGCGTTGAAAAAGGTACGTATCAAGTGTTAGAACATACCGCAAACGCAGCAGATGTAGTGATAGAAACAAGCTCTCCAAATTTGAGCATCATTCCTGCACATATTGATTTGGTAGCGATTGAAATTGAATTGGTCGATAAAGACAGACGCGAATACATGTTGCGAAAAGCAATTGCACCAATCAAAGATCAGTATGATTATATTTTAATTGACTGTGCGCCATCTCTGGGATTATTAACTTTAAATGCGTTGACAGCTGCCGATGCAGTTATGATTCCGATACAATGTGAATATTTCGCATTGGAAGGATTAGGAAAACTATTAAACACCATAAAAAGTGTTCAAAAAATACACAATCCTGCGTTAGATATTGAAGGATTGTTACTCACTATGTACGATTCACGCTTGCGATTGTCGAATCAAGTAGTGGAAGAAGTGCAAAAACATTTCAATGATATGGTATTTTCAACCATCATTCAACGAAATGTACGATTGAGTGAAGCACCAAGTTACGGAGAAAGCATTATCAATTACGATGCAAGTAGCAAAGGTGCCAGCAATTACTTGAGTTTAGCACACGAAGTGATCAAAAAAAACAGTGGTAAATAAGATTTATGGCGAAGGCAACAAAAAAACAAGCATTAGGAAGAGGATTGTCAGCATTATTGAAAGATCCAGAAAATGATATCTCATCAGTTTCAGACAAAAATGCAGATCAAGTTGTAGGGAATATTGTCGAATTGTCTGTGGATACGATTGAAGTGAATCCGTTTCAACCGCGTACCAACTTCAATGAAGAATCACTTCGCGAATTAGCATCTTCCATCAAAGAATTAGGCGTTATTCAACCTATTACAGTTCGTAAACTCGGTTTTGAAAGCTATCAACTAGTTTCAGGTGAACGTCGTTTTAGAGCGTCCAAACTCATCGGATTGGAAACCATTCCTGCCTATGTGCGTATTGCAAACGATCAAGAATCGTTGGAAATGGCGTTGGTGGAAAATATTCAACGTGCCGATTTAGATCCGATCGAAATTGCTTTATCCTATCAACGATTGATTGACGAAATCAGCTTAACGCAAGAACAAATGAGTCAGCGCGTAGGAAAAAAACGTTCTACGATTGCCAATTATTTACGTTTATTAAAATTAGATCCAATCATTCAAACAGGCATGCGCGATGGTTTTTTAAGTATGGGACACGGACGTGCGTTGGTAAATATTGAAAACACCAACGATCAACTGGATATTTATGAAATGATTGTTTCCAAATCCTTATCCGTTCGCGATACGGAAGCATTGGTTAAAAACTATAAACAAGATAAAAATATTGATTCAAAGGCTGCTGAAAAAGAAGATGTTCCAAAATTTGTGCGCAAAGGAATTCGTGATTTCTCTGAATATTTTGGACAAAATGTAGACGTGAAAGTAGGGAAAAACGGCAAAGGAAAAATAACCATTCCGTTCAATTCTGAAGCCGATTTTACTCGAATCAAAAAATTACTAAAAGGTGGGAAATAAAATCATCATAGTACTCTGTCTCGTATTTTTTACGTGTCAACTCTCATGGGCACAAGAAAAAAAGGAAGAAGAAACACAAGCACCTAAAGAAGAAAAAGCGACGGAAGCAGCTAAAAAAGAGGAATCTGTTTTAAAAGTAGAAAACGCTACGATAGTGGAAGAAAAAAAGGTGCTGGATCCGTTATCGCCTTCCAAAGCAGCTTTTTACTCTGCAATTTTACCAGGTTTGGGACAAGCGTACAACAAAAAATACTGGAAAATCCCAATTGTATATGCAGCGATGGGAACAGGAATTTATTTCTACGTTACCAATAACAAAAATTACAATCGCTACCGACGTGCGTACAAAAGACGTTTGGCAGGTTTTACAGATGACGAATTTCAAAACATTGTTGACAGCAACGATGCACTCATTGACGCACAAGAATTCTACCAACGAAATCGCGATTTATCCTTATTGCTCACGGTTGTTGCGTATGTGTTAAATATTGTAGATGCCAACGTTGATGCGCATTTGCTACAATTCAACGTAAGTGACGATTTGTCGTTGCGTCCGCATATTGATCAAAATCAAATAGACTTTAACCGAAATCTTGGGTTGACGCTCAACTTTAAATTTTAACCTCAATATCACATTCCAAAAATAAAAGACGTATGAATATTGCTTTGTTAGGATATGGTAGAATGGGGAAGGAGATTGAAAAACTAGCGCTTTCGCGAGAACACACCATCGTTCATAAAATTCAGGGAAACATTCAAAATTATGACTTCAAAAATGTAGACGTAGCGATTGATTTCAGCATTCCAACAGCAGCTTTTGACAATATCACACATTGTATCAAACAGCAAATTCCTGTCATTTCAGGAACCACAGGTTGGCTTGAAAAATACGAGGAAGTTGTGAAACTGTGTGAAACAGAAAACAGTGCTTTTATTTACGCGTCTAACTTCAGTTTGGGTGTCAATATTTTCTTTGAGATGAATGCCTATTTGGCGAAAATGATGTCGCAATTGGAAGATTACAGCGTGAGCGTAGAAGAAATTCATCACACCAAAAAACTTGATGCACCAAGTGGAACCGCCATTACACTGGCAGAAGGAATCCTACAACATACCAATTATAATGATTGGAAATTAGGTAAAGCAGAAAATGAAGATGAAATTCCAATCGTAGCCAAACGCATTCCCGAAGTGCCAGGCACACACAAAATTACCTATGCATCTGCTATTGACAGTATTTCCATCAAACACGAAGCACACAACCGACAAGGTTTTGCGTTAGGTGCTGTAGTAGCCGCCGAATGGATTCAAGGAAAAAAAGGCGTATTTAGCATGAAAGACGTGTTAAACATATAATAAATACGAAATATATTCCTTTGAGCCTTATATATTTGTAAAATAACCAACAAAATTAGCTGTATTACAGCCACTTAAATAAACAATAAAATGACGTTTACGCAAGCACTTTTACTATTCATTCTAGCTGTACAAATCATACACTTTTTAGGAACTTGGAAACTGTATGTAAAAGCAGGCAGAAAAGCTTGGGAAGCCTTAGTTCCTGTATACAATGCCTTTATTTTAATGCGCATTATCAACCGACCAAAAGAATGGTATTGGGTACTATTACTCTTTATTCCAGTCGTAAATTTAATTGTATTTCCAGTACTTTGGGTAGAAACCATTCGTAGTTTTGGGCGTACAGAACGATCAGAAACCATCTTAGTCGTACTTACGCTCGGATTCTACATTTTCTACGTAAATTATATGTTAGATGTGGAATATGTACACGAACGCAGCCTAAAACCGCGTTCCACAGCAGGCGAGTGGGTTGCTTCCATCTTATTTGCAGTGGTGGCGGCAACATTGGTACATACGTATGTAATGCAACCGTTTGTGATTCCGACTTCATCTTTGGAAAAAACCTTGTTAGTGGGCGATTTCTTATTTGTGAGTAAAATACATTATGGAGCTAGAACACCAATG harbors:
- a CDS encoding ParB/RepB/Spo0J family partition protein, which codes for MAKATKKQALGRGLSALLKDPENDISSVSDKNADQVVGNIVELSVDTIEVNPFQPRTNFNEESLRELASSIKELGVIQPITVRKLGFESYQLVSGERRFRASKLIGLETIPAYVRIANDQESLEMALVENIQRADLDPIEIALSYQRLIDEISLTQEQMSQRVGKKRSTIANYLRLLKLDPIIQTGMRDGFLSMGHGRALVNIENTNDQLDIYEMIVSKSLSVRDTEALVKNYKQDKNIDSKAAEKEDVPKFVRKGIRDFSEYFGQNVDVKVGKNGKGKITIPFNSEADFTRIKKLLKGGK
- a CDS encoding DUF5683 domain-containing protein, coding for MGNKIIIVLCLVFFTCQLSWAQEKKEEETQAPKEEKATEAAKKEESVLKVENATIVEEKKVLDPLSPSKAAFYSAILPGLGQAYNKKYWKIPIVYAAMGTGIYFYVTNNKNYNRYRRAYKRRLAGFTDDEFQNIVDSNDALIDAQEFYQRNRDLSLLLTVVAYVLNIVDANVDAHLLQFNVSDDLSLRPHIDQNQIDFNRNLGLTLNFKF
- a CDS encoding ParA family protein; translated protein: MGKIIAIANQKGGVGKTTTSVNLAASLGVLEKKVLLIDADPQANATSGLGIDVESVEKGTYQVLEHTANAADVVIETSSPNLSIIPAHIDLVAIEIELVDKDRREYMLRKAIAPIKDQYDYILIDCAPSLGLLTLNALTAADAVMIPIQCEYFALEGLGKLLNTIKSVQKIHNPALDIEGLLLTMYDSRLRLSNQVVEEVQKHFNDMVFSTIIQRNVRLSEAPSYGESIINYDASSKGASNYLSLAHEVIKKNSGK
- the dapB gene encoding 4-hydroxy-tetrahydrodipicolinate reductase codes for the protein MNIALLGYGRMGKEIEKLALSREHTIVHKIQGNIQNYDFKNVDVAIDFSIPTAAFDNITHCIKQQIPVISGTTGWLEKYEEVVKLCETENSAFIYASNFSLGVNIFFEMNAYLAKMMSQLEDYSVSVEEIHHTKKLDAPSGTAITLAEGILQHTNYNDWKLGKAENEDEIPIVAKRIPEVPGTHKITYASAIDSISIKHEAHNRQGFALGAVVAAEWIQGKKGVFSMKDVLNI
- a CDS encoding pitrilysin family protein, whose product is MKKIIYLLGTVFLLSISGLQSVAAQSQQSASNTLEINEIVNTIPTNPNVKMGKLSNGLTYYIQNNGKPENKVELRLVVNAGSILEDEDQLGLAHFMEHMNFNGTKNFKKNELVDYLQSIGVKFGAHLNAYTSFDETVYILPIPSDDPEKLEKGFQIIEDWAHNALLTDEEIDNERGVVLEEYRLGKGADERMLQKYLPKIMYGSKYAKRLPIGKKEVLETFKYESLRRFYKDWYRPDLMAVIAVGDVDVKVLEEKIKSHFGKIPAAVNPKPRMTHDVKNHEETLIAIETDKEASFARVQVLFKDLGVPEKIKTEADYRKQIIENLFSQMINNRLSELTESENPPFVFGSSYHGGTWARTKEAYQSTAMSAPDGQLTALEALLEENERVRKYGFGQGEFERAKKTVLARLERAYKDRNKMESSRIVGGYVRNFLEGSPIPGMEWTYKFFNEQLPMIKLEEINTLINQFIRDTNTVIVLTGPEKEDAPKITEAQVLEVLKKVKTKDVQPYEDKAVGNSLISNLPDPGKVINKSTNPSIGVTTMNLSNGARVIYKKTDFKNDEILFSAYSLGGTSLYNDEDYKTIGFANGGLAEAGVNGFSKVDLRKMMSGKIARVSPYIGSYREGFNGSATPKDLEELFQMTHLYFTKLNKDQKAYNSFIKKQKGFLTNMMKSPQFYFQFEMGKFMNDKNPRYQGFPTPEMMDASDYDLAYEKYQERFADAGDFNFYFVGNVDEQKLQEYAEKYLASLPGKNSNEQPKYSSFRPLTGSHTKIIEKGTDPKSSVQIIFNGEAQYNSKDARAMQFLGEILSIKLIEKLREEEGGVYGASARGSIRSHPYGWYNMRISFPCGPENVDKLKTAALGELQAIIDNGPTEKDLNKVKEAALLENKEDVKKNRFWLRYLNSTDYTKRNPNRILKFEESVNGITVKDVQDIAKKYLAGDYIVGIHNPEK